GTTTCAGATCAAACTGCCAAAAGTGATCAAAGACCTTATCGATAGGCTCGAAAATCCGCCTGGCATACCTCAGAACCTTTTCCATTCCACAGCGATTGATCAAATAACCCTGGGCCCCGCACCAACCCCGCTCTGGGCGAACTAGCTTGTGCACACCATCATTGAGGGATCGGATGATCTTGCGTTTGCGTACTTTCAGCCCCATCAAACGGATCATTTCCACTTCTGGGGGCAATCGCTCCAGCTCCGCCAATACTCTGGCAAAGTCACCTTCCACCTGAACGTCATCCTCAAGGATACATACCCTGTGTAGACCGGCCTGGTAAGCCTGACGAATAGCGCGAAGGTGAGCCAGATAACAACCGATCTCAGAACTTTTCAGCTCACATAAGTGACGCCAACGTGTGATGGCGTTACAGAGAACCTCATCATCCTCAAGCTTGGGTATACCACTGCGCCCTTCAACGCCAGCGACTTGGCTGGCACGAAGGCGCTGAGATTTCAGGGTTCCCAGTAACCGATTTACAGTTTCGCCCTCTGGATACATTGTGATTACCCAGCAGGGCGTGTGGGCAATAAACAAAGGGGTTTTTTGCTGCCGCCGGTTGAGTGCCGGCCGAGT
The DNA window shown above is from Microbulbifer variabilis and carries:
- a CDS encoding glycosyltransferase family 25 protein; translation: MALEKRRRNHSVPSWSLAAAKAERLPLRSRHRFAPKIPLRTRPALNRRQQKTPLFIAHTPCWVITMYPEGETVNRLLGTLKSQRLRASQVAGVEGRSGIPKLEDDEVLCNAITRWRHLCELKSSEIGCYLAHLRAIRQAYQAGLHRVCILEDDVQVEGDFARVLAELERLPPEVEMIRLMGLKVRKRKIIRSLNDGVHKLVRPERGWCGAQGYLINRCGMEKVLRYARRIFEPIDKVFDHFWQFDLKLYGIEPHLLWEAEHISSIEKSNVHKAKVARWLYWLHPFGKLWRSIERHSYLYRFKGDFYPAEKPKKRPGRTARMKL